Proteins encoded in a region of the Zea mays cultivar B73 chromosome 2, Zm-B73-REFERENCE-NAM-5.0, whole genome shotgun sequence genome:
- the LOC103647989 gene encoding uncharacterized protein encodes MDDFTFPTLHAGVQLLPSAFPHQLGLGGSPSPWFLAAAAEEEEEEEEKMDMLWEDFNEELASVPPLCPLSPVINKGGLAMKEAAGWLDDDEMIVLDLEKHGKHMHPQDGRVVRRRKWSLMLMLRLVKKLLMVKKYRNPRTAPI; translated from the coding sequence ATGGATGACTTCACTTTCCCCACTCTCCATGCAGGAGTGCAGCTTCTTCCATCAGCATTCCCGCACCAGCTCGGCCTTGGTGGCTCCCCTTCGCCGTGGTTCCTCGCCGCTGCTGccgaggaggaggaagaggaggaggagaagATGGACATGCTGTGGGAGGACTTCAACGAGGAGCTCGCGAGCGTGCCGCCGCTGTGCCCGCTGAGCCCTGTGATCAACAAGGGAGGGCTGGCGATGAAGGAGGCGGCCGGCTGGCTCGACGACGACGAGATGATTGTCCTTGACCTGGAGAAGCACGGCAAGCATATGCACCCTCAGGACGGCAGGGTGGTCCGGCGCCGGAAGTGGAGCCTGATGCTGATGCTCAGGCTCGTCAAGAAGCTGTTAATGGTCAAGAAGTACAGGAACCCGAGAACTGCACCCATCTGA